The following proteins are encoded in a genomic region of Pseudanabaena galeata CCNP1313:
- a CDS encoding Hsp70 family protein codes for MSGRLAIDFGTSNTVLAVWSEDQQTGITHHIPDYGQLYTQGNEKVSLIPSLIHYAADQRRWLGNQVQQRNLEKSDRTFRWIKRYIANRSPVKRRIDQRQIAYDQAGSDFLSTLLLFAMTELNLSDEEIAFTVPVESFEHYESWLSEVAQNAGIRRFRLIDEPSAAALGYGAHIQPNDVYLIFDFGGGTLDVAVVLIEPNEAQAGRRCRVLGKAGADLGGTNLDQLLFLEVLKQSGYQDTDEAIRRLSGALLVECEQAKIRLSSRDRAEITVLDPDTGAVISAEISRSRFEELMDEQDVFTQLNQTIQRSLNQARERGYQEENIKSVLLVGGSSQIPSIQRTIRQVFGKERVLMDRPLDAVARGAAAFVSGVDFYDHIQHDYAIRYLNRQHQKYDYRVLVPRGTPYPTESAIANLTIKASHDGQERLGMALFEVAEAHRRGSNAVELVFDPAGGARIVDLSPEESERRTYFWMNEDSPTFLKTSKSPKAGDRCFRVEFSIDGNKRLLMTCRDLQTQQVTHKDYPVIKLT; via the coding sequence ATGTCAGGACGTTTAGCGATCGACTTCGGCACATCAAATACCGTGCTGGCAGTTTGGAGTGAAGATCAACAAACAGGAATTACCCATCACATTCCTGATTATGGACAACTTTATACACAAGGGAATGAAAAGGTTTCTCTAATTCCCTCATTGATCCATTATGCCGCTGATCAGAGACGTTGGTTAGGGAATCAAGTGCAGCAGCGTAATCTTGAAAAAAGCGATCGCACCTTTCGTTGGATTAAACGCTATATCGCCAACCGTAGCCCCGTTAAACGTCGCATCGATCAGCGTCAAATTGCTTATGATCAAGCAGGAAGTGATTTTCTATCCACATTGCTGCTATTTGCAATGACGGAACTAAATCTTAGTGATGAAGAGATTGCTTTTACGGTTCCCGTGGAATCCTTTGAACATTACGAAAGTTGGCTCAGTGAAGTTGCCCAGAATGCAGGGATTAGAAGATTTCGGCTAATTGACGAACCTTCCGCCGCCGCCTTGGGCTATGGCGCACATATTCAACCCAATGACGTTTATCTGATTTTTGACTTTGGCGGTGGGACGCTTGATGTGGCGGTGGTATTGATTGAACCCAATGAAGCCCAAGCAGGTCGCCGTTGTCGCGTTCTCGGTAAGGCAGGAGCCGATCTTGGTGGCACAAATCTCGATCAATTGCTGTTTTTAGAAGTTCTAAAACAGTCAGGCTATCAAGATACCGATGAAGCGATTCGCCGACTTAGTGGTGCATTGTTAGTGGAATGCGAACAGGCAAAAATCCGACTATCTAGCCGCGATCGCGCTGAGATTACAGTTCTCGATCCTGATACAGGGGCGGTGATTAGTGCCGAGATTAGCCGTAGTCGTTTTGAAGAATTAATGGATGAGCAGGATGTGTTTACACAACTTAACCAAACAATTCAGCGATCGCTAAATCAAGCGCGGGAACGGGGCTATCAGGAAGAGAATATCAAGTCAGTATTGCTGGTGGGTGGTAGCAGTCAGATTCCTTCAATTCAACGCACGATTCGGCAAGTATTTGGGAAAGAGCGCGTACTAATGGATCGTCCCCTTGATGCGGTGGCAAGGGGAGCCGCCGCTTTTGTGTCGGGGGTTGATTTTTATGACCATATCCAACATGACTATGCGATCCGTTATCTCAATCGTCAACACCAAAAGTATGACTATCGAGTTTTGGTTCCCCGTGGTACTCCTTACCCTACTGAAAGCGCGATCGCTAATCTGACGATTAAGGCAAGCCATGATGGACAAGAACGGCTGGGAATGGCTCTATTTGAAGTTGCTGAAGCCCATAGACGCGGTAGCAATGCGGTGGAACTAGTCTTCGATCCTGCTGGTGGGGCGCGAATTGTCGATCTTAGCCCTGAAGAGTCAGAGCGCCGCACTTATTTCTGGATGAATGAAGATAGCCCTACTTTTTTGAAAACTAGCAAATCACCCAAAGCAGGCGATCGCTGTTTTCGGGTAGAGTTTTCTATTGATGGCAATAAGCGTTTACTGATGACCTGTCGTGATTTACAAACACAGCAAGTTACCCACAAAGATTATCCTGTGATCAAGCTTACTTAA
- a CDS encoding DUF1257 domain-containing protein, with protein sequence MSHFTTIRTQIVEKEYLKQALQDLGYAYQEGAVKVNGYQGKQTTAELKIATSNAGYDIGFNKTGNSYELIADWWGIRDLNQQTFVQQLTQRYAYHAACAKLEEQGFSLVSENVEEGQKIHLVLRRMV encoded by the coding sequence ATGTCCCATTTCACTACCATTCGTACTCAGATTGTCGAGAAAGAATATCTCAAACAAGCCTTACAGGATCTTGGCTATGCCTATCAAGAGGGCGCGGTTAAGGTCAATGGCTATCAAGGTAAGCAAACCACTGCGGAACTAAAAATTGCGACTTCTAACGCTGGCTATGACATTGGTTTTAATAAAACGGGGAATAGCTATGAATTAATTGCTGATTGGTGGGGCATACGCGATCTCAATCAACAAACCTTTGTGCAGCAATTGACCCAGCGCTATGCCTATCACGCGGCCTGTGCCAAGCTTGAGGAGCAGGGTTTTTCTTTGGTCAGCGAAAATGTCGAAGAGGGACAAAAAATTCATTTAGTACTGCGGCGCATGGTGTGA
- a CDS encoding AAA family ATPase, protein MLDSLSLKNFTVFPSADLQFSKYLNVIIGENGAGKTHLLKIVYSALATSWEESRNPIRSTPTKARLQTRLAEKLIGVFRPEELGRLARRKKGREKCDVKLCFENSQFNLDFSFSTSSKTEVVIGQAPEAWLEIAPVYLPTRELLTIFPNFVSVYEGHYLELEETWRDTCLLLGAPLQRGSEEKHIQELLAPLEKAINGAIELDKNGRFYLKNDHGRFEMPLIAEGQRKLAMLARLIASGVLIHKGFLFWDEPEANLNPLLIKQVAQSIVNLSKSGIQVFIATHSLFLLRELEILMSDLSPDKQDHQLDARFFGLHLHAKGDHVVVKQGNAIDEIGDITTLDEELAQSDRFMMSGV, encoded by the coding sequence ATGCTAGATAGTCTAAGTCTGAAAAACTTTACCGTGTTTCCCAGCGCCGATCTCCAGTTCTCTAAATATCTCAATGTCATCATTGGTGAAAATGGCGCTGGCAAAACACATCTTCTCAAAATCGTCTATTCCGCCCTTGCAACTAGTTGGGAAGAAAGTCGCAACCCCATACGCAGTACACCAACAAAAGCACGTCTGCAAACTCGCCTAGCCGAAAAGCTGATTGGTGTTTTTCGACCTGAAGAGTTGGGAAGACTAGCGCGGCGTAAAAAAGGGCGCGAGAAATGTGATGTCAAGCTATGTTTTGAGAATTCCCAATTCAATCTTGACTTTAGTTTTTCGACAAGTAGTAAGACAGAAGTAGTCATCGGTCAAGCCCCCGAAGCTTGGCTAGAGATTGCGCCTGTCTATCTTCCCACGCGAGAATTACTGACTATTTTTCCTAACTTTGTTTCAGTGTATGAAGGGCATTATCTGGAACTTGAAGAGACTTGGCGCGATACTTGCCTACTGCTGGGCGCACCTTTACAACGTGGTTCTGAAGAAAAACATATCCAAGAATTGTTAGCGCCTCTGGAAAAAGCGATCAATGGAGCGATCGAGCTAGATAAAAATGGTCGCTTTTATTTAAAAAATGATCATGGTCGTTTTGAAATGCCTCTGATCGCTGAAGGTCAGCGTAAGTTAGCAATGTTGGCAAGACTTATTGCTAGTGGTGTACTCATACATAAAGGATTTTTGTTTTGGGATGAGCCTGAAGCTAACTTAAATCCATTGCTCATTAAGCAAGTGGCTCAAAGCATCGTCAATCTCAGTAAGAGTGGAATCCAAGTATTTATAGCTACTCATAGCTTGTTTCTATTACGAGAGCTAGAAATTTTAATGTCTGATTTAAGCCCTGACAAACAAGATCATCAACTTGATGCGCGATTTTTTGGGCTGCATTTACACGCTAAAGGAGATCATGTTGTTGTCAAACAAGGAAATGCGATCGATGAGATTGGCGATATTACCACCCTTGACGAAGAGCTTGCTCAATCTGACAGGTTCATGATGAGTGGAGTTTAG
- a CDS encoding cysteine--tRNA ligase, producing MQSFPVDSLTFHFPHSWQVCKYDEWSFYRNQFFKMWNGIKAVDLIAVENGVVWLIEAKDYRQNKRMKAIDIADEVADKVFCTLAAILPAKINASDPSEKDFARDVCAGQRLRVVLHLEQPKKHSKLFPRAIDPTKVQLKLRTLIKPIDPHPKVVESTNMQDLAWTVT from the coding sequence ATGCAAAGTTTTCCAGTCGATAGCTTAACTTTTCATTTTCCCCATTCATGGCAAGTTTGCAAATATGACGAATGGTCTTTTTATCGTAATCAATTCTTTAAAATGTGGAATGGCATTAAGGCAGTCGATTTGATTGCTGTTGAAAATGGAGTTGTATGGTTAATCGAAGCAAAGGACTATCGCCAGAATAAGCGTATGAAGGCAATAGACATAGCGGATGAAGTAGCTGACAAGGTATTCTGTACCCTTGCGGCTATACTACCTGCAAAGATAAACGCATCAGATCCTTCTGAAAAAGACTTTGCAAGAGATGTTTGTGCTGGGCAGAGATTACGGGTTGTGTTGCACCTTGAGCAACCCAAAAAGCATTCAAAGCTATTTCCGCGTGCTATTGATCCGACAAAGGTACAACTTAAACTCAGAACTCTCATTAAGCCAATTGACCCGCATCCCAAGGTTGTTGAGTCTACAAATATGCAGGATTTAGCATGGACAGTAACCTGA
- a CDS encoding DUF2997 domain-containing protein translates to MELQEIDVFIEKDGRVRLEIRGAKGTQCLDLTKDLEAVLGGQVLLREMTPEADETSGQVTWQEQQSVGW, encoded by the coding sequence ATGGAACTACAAGAGATTGATGTATTTATCGAAAAAGATGGTCGGGTGCGTCTGGAAATCAGGGGTGCGAAAGGGACACAATGTTTAGACTTAACCAAAGACCTTGAAGCGGTTTTGGGTGGTCAGGTGTTATTGCGGGAGATGACTCCCGAAGCAGATGAGACATCAGGACAGGTGACTTGGCAAGAACAACAATCGGTGGGTTGGTAA
- a CDS encoding AAA family ATPase, whose product MSFDQELDLYLRARFTLIVLITPEEERVIQTIKAVCDRSDRPCLSWDAGDGFKAVSNWKGTLLAAKDPLSALEQIDKADGNTLFILKDFHDCWTNPQIKRKLRNAAQQLKFTKKSIILTTPHSKLPEELKDIAVLQEFPLPVANELDQVLAGLSKTPGVKVNLTKLGREKLVQAALGLTASQAQRVFAKAIVSNGVLDDQDIGLVTEEKKQIIKESQALEFFAIHETAADVGGLEVLKGWLRLRERAFSEEARNYGLPSPKGIALIGIPGTGKSLTAKMIGGLWRLPLLRLDVGALFGSLVGESEERTRRALKLAETVAPCILWIDEIDKAFASGGLDGGASKRVFGAILTWMQEKTAPCFVVATANDISSLPPELLRRGRFDEIFFLDLPTKDERKEILSVHLRKRRRMNHDFDLERLARESEGYVGAEIEQAIIDGMYVGFNQNREFTTADLSQALKRQVPLSISQRERITALREWLREGRAQSASFAEIKQAEQQFVPLQLDIRS is encoded by the coding sequence ATGAGCTTCGATCAAGAACTAGATCTCTATCTTCGCGCTCGGTTTACTTTGATTGTGTTGATTACTCCTGAAGAAGAACGGGTAATCCAGACGATTAAAGCGGTGTGCGATCGCAGCGATCGTCCTTGTCTGAGTTGGGACGCGGGGGATGGCTTTAAGGCGGTCAGCAATTGGAAAGGCACGTTATTGGCGGCGAAAGATCCTCTGTCGGCGTTGGAACAAATTGACAAAGCCGATGGTAATACGCTGTTTATTCTTAAGGATTTCCATGATTGTTGGACAAATCCTCAAATTAAGCGCAAGTTACGCAATGCGGCACAACAGTTGAAGTTCACCAAAAAGTCGATCATTCTGACCACACCCCACAGCAAGTTGCCTGAAGAGTTAAAGGATATTGCGGTGCTGCAAGAGTTTCCTCTGCCAGTGGCTAATGAGCTAGATCAAGTGCTGGCAGGACTATCAAAAACCCCAGGGGTGAAGGTGAATTTAACGAAACTGGGACGGGAAAAGTTGGTGCAAGCGGCGCTAGGGTTGACTGCATCTCAGGCGCAACGGGTATTTGCCAAGGCGATCGTTAGTAATGGCGTTTTGGACGATCAAGATATTGGTTTGGTGACGGAAGAGAAGAAACAAATCATTAAGGAGAGTCAAGCCTTAGAGTTTTTTGCGATCCATGAGACGGCGGCGGATGTGGGCGGTTTGGAGGTCTTGAAGGGTTGGTTGCGGTTGCGCGAACGTGCTTTTAGTGAGGAGGCGCGTAACTATGGACTGCCTTCGCCCAAGGGGATTGCCCTCATCGGTATTCCAGGGACGGGTAAGAGCTTGACCGCGAAGATGATCGGTGGTCTGTGGCGGTTGCCGCTATTGCGTTTGGATGTGGGGGCTTTGTTCGGTTCGCTGGTGGGTGAGTCGGAGGAGCGTACTAGACGCGCCTTGAAGTTGGCAGAAACGGTTGCGCCTTGTATTCTCTGGATTGATGAGATCGATAAGGCGTTTGCCTCTGGTGGTCTGGACGGTGGTGCAAGTAAGCGGGTATTTGGCGCGATTTTGACTTGGATGCAGGAAAAGACTGCGCCTTGTTTTGTGGTGGCGACTGCCAATGATATCAGCAGTTTACCGCCTGAGTTATTGCGGCGCGGTCGTTTTGATGAAATTTTCTTTTTGGATTTGCCAACTAAGGATGAGCGTAAGGAGATTTTATCGGTACATTTACGCAAGCGTCGGCGGATGAATCATGATTTTGATTTGGAGCGTTTGGCGCGGGAGTCGGAGGGATATGTAGGTGCGGAAATTGAACAGGCGATCATTGATGGGATGTATGTTGGTTTCAATCAAAACCGCGAGTTTACGACTGCTGATCTATCGCAAGCGCTGAAGCGTCAAGTGCCGCTTTCGATCTCGCAACGGGAGAGGATTACGGCTCTGCGTGAGTGGTTGAGAGAGGGTCGAGCGCAGTCGGCTTCGTTTGCGGAGATAAAGCAGGCAGAACAGCAGTTTGTGCCTTTACAATTAGATATCAGGAGTTAA
- a CDS encoding transposase, producing the protein MPHLYLQLQQQLRQWIKPKDKRHLQGFAESVAAILQSGSASLSHWLPYLSHRECQARSQMERLSYFVHNPHIIAETFYNPLVKHFLQAFAGASLELALDTSMLWDKFCLIEICLIWGGRSITLAQVVLEHGSATVGFEHYRPVLEQVLTLLPPESKVTLLADRGFEHGELIRWLQQNQWSWAFRAKSDLLVTLPTGTTKRVEQLIPPTEQAYLVPNVTVLGDVNCHLATANLDMANGSWAVLTDIPPSLQTFALYGKRFGGIEPHFKDYKSAAFNVVSSHLRDAQSLTCLFMLLATANLIAVILGIMLVRLGQRAAIDWHDHRGLSFLQLGLRQLHTLLYQQKPLPLLQIFPRTNPPPACASIAKREKLDFRIEFARITIVSS; encoded by the coding sequence ATGCCCCACCTATATCTTCAGCTACAACAACAATTGCGTCAATGGATCAAGCCAAAAGATAAGCGACATCTCCAAGGATTTGCGGAGTCTGTAGCTGCGATATTGCAATCAGGAAGTGCGAGTCTGAGTCATTGGTTGCCCTATTTAAGCCATCGAGAGTGCCAAGCCAGAAGTCAGATGGAAAGACTAAGCTACTTTGTGCATAATCCACATATCATCGCCGAGACATTCTATAACCCATTGGTGAAGCACTTTCTCCAAGCATTTGCAGGAGCATCGTTGGAACTAGCTCTCGATACGAGTATGCTGTGGGATAAATTCTGTCTGATCGAAATATGCTTGATTTGGGGTGGAAGGTCGATTACTTTAGCGCAAGTGGTATTAGAGCATGGAAGCGCTACTGTTGGCTTTGAGCATTACCGTCCCGTATTAGAACAAGTACTCACCCTATTGCCGCCAGAAAGCAAAGTGACCTTACTTGCCGACCGAGGCTTTGAACATGGGGAATTAATCCGATGGTTACAGCAAAATCAATGGTCTTGGGCATTTCGCGCAAAGTCCGATCTGCTAGTGACTTTGCCGACAGGTACAACCAAGCGCGTCGAACAACTGATACCTCCCACAGAGCAAGCTTATCTAGTTCCCAATGTCACCGTACTCGGTGATGTTAATTGTCACTTAGCGACGGCTAACCTAGACATGGCTAACGGTTCATGGGCTGTCCTTACCGATATTCCCCCTTCATTACAGACTTTTGCTCTCTATGGCAAACGCTTTGGCGGTATTGAACCTCATTTTAAGGATTACAAGTCGGCGGCTTTTAATGTGGTTAGCTCGCATCTCCGTGATGCTCAATCTCTTACCTGTTTGTTTATGCTCCTTGCCACTGCTAACCTGATTGCTGTAATTCTTGGCATAATGTTGGTGCGTTTGGGGCAAAGGGCGGCTATTGATTGGCACGATCATCGCGGCTTGAGTTTTCTGCAACTCGGTCTCCGTCAGCTTCACACCCTTCTTTACCAACAAAAACCTCTTCCTCTTTTGCAGATTTTCCCTAGAACTAATCCTCCACCTGCCTGTGCTTCTATTGCCAAACGCGAAAAGTTAGATTTTCGTATCGAATTTGCTCGTATTACCATTGTCTCATCTTGA
- a CDS encoding WD40 repeat domain-containing protein codes for MSTSFIISPNNLLCHGYSNGSVCLYNIENGSYSTLSEHTGSVKYFYVSSNNRFLASVSDNDTICLWSLPDGKHITTLSGHTGSIGSLVISSDNRVLASGSDDNTIRLWSLPDGEHLTTLSGHTGSIGSLVISSDNRVLASSSNDGTIRLWNSPTDIPINQFTPRDIIEIERKSKDSRLEEGTRNVFKFTLALIRLRQEFDIDIEDTPNNIPYSEYDIEIE; via the coding sequence TTGAGTACATCTTTCATAATAAGTCCAAATAATCTCCTATGTCACGGTTACAGCAATGGTAGTGTTTGTTTATACAACATAGAAAACGGCTCATATTCAACACTTAGTGAGCATACAGGTTCTGTTAAATATTTTTACGTCAGTTCAAATAACCGTTTCTTAGCATCTGTTAGTGACAATGATACTATTTGTTTATGGAGTTTACCTGATGGTAAGCATATAACAACTCTTTCAGGGCATACAGGCTCTATTGGATCTTTGGTTATTAGTTCAGATAACCGTGTCCTAGCATCTGGTAGTGACGATAATACTATTCGCCTCTGGAGTTTACCTGATGGTGAACATCTAACAACTCTCTCAGGACATACAGGCTCTATTGGATCTTTGGTTATTAGTTCAGATAACCGTGTCCTAGCTTCTAGTAGTAACGATGGTACTATTCGCCTATGGAACTCACCAACAGATATTCCAATCAATCAATTCACTCCCAGAGATATTATTGAAATCGAACGAAAGTCTAAAGATTCTAGATTAGAAGAAGGCACTCGTAACGTTTTCAAATTCACCCTTGCGCTAATCCGCCTCAGACAAGAATTTGACATCGACATCGAAGACACACCAAATAACATTCCCTATAGCGAATACGATATCGAAATTGAATGA
- a CDS encoding DUF4926 domain-containing protein: MTPKTINLIDVVALTVDLPEYGLKHGQVGTVVEFLGDGNAFEVEFCYPDGRTYQSVGLRREQIMLLCFEPEVSLLDAVAA; this comes from the coding sequence ATGACACCCAAGACAATTAATTTAATTGATGTTGTGGCTTTGACGGTTGACTTGCCTGAATATGGTTTGAAACATGGTCAGGTGGGTACTGTGGTGGAGTTTTTGGGTGATGGGAATGCTTTTGAGGTGGAGTTTTGCTACCCTGATGGGCGTACTTATCAGTCGGTGGGCTTGCGCCGAGAGCAAATTATGTTGCTATGTTTTGAGCCAGAGGTTTCTTTGTTGGATGCTGTGGCGGCTTGA
- a CDS encoding type II toxin-antitoxin system PemK/MazF family toxin, translating to MTEQILQIGDVITVKFPSQNPSGREQEGYRPAIVVGLPSRLGKLRFPLVFVVPMTTDRGQEWAAINPHLYIRFAAGVAGLKSPSIALLDQVRAIDISRIVAYRGSLTTQEYAAIAKSLQQIMEPD from the coding sequence ATGACAGAACAGATTTTACAAATTGGCGATGTCATCACAGTAAAATTTCCTAGCCAAAATCCTAGCGGTAGAGAGCAAGAAGGCTACAGACCCGCAATTGTCGTAGGACTTCCAAGCCGATTAGGGAAACTTCGCTTTCCACTAGTATTTGTTGTACCCATGACAACAGATCGAGGACAAGAATGGGCTGCAATCAATCCCCATTTATATATACGATTTGCGGCTGGTGTCGCTGGTTTAAAATCACCATCAATTGCCCTATTGGATCAAGTTCGCGCCATCGATATTTCTCGTATCGTGGCATATCGAGGTAGTCTCACCACTCAAGAATATGCAGCGATCGCCAAATCACTTCAGCAAATCATGGAACCTGATTAG
- a CDS encoding GxxExxY protein, with protein MEYRNLDIVVYQKYNIKDFQPAHSPVLIIELKSQYVDVLNFEYQLLNYLNLNSCENGILANCKQLYIYSKINNFIKKPITLRELDKFLIQDKIDRDIELFESARNGDIDSFLKLIEKFGRSNTITFQCSTYKVPIDTFLVSYSMDYIFFDFCGVKSKRKQSKIKKIDFIKLISIHG; from the coding sequence ATACCAGAAATATAATATCAAAGACTTTCAACCTGCTCATAGTCCAGTTTTGATAATTGAGTTGAAAAGTCAGTATGTTGATGTTTTAAATTTTGAATATCAGTTACTCAATTATTTAAACTTGAATTCTTGCGAAAACGGCATATTAGCTAATTGTAAACAGTTGTACATATATTCAAAAATTAATAATTTTATAAAAAAGCCTATAACTCTTCGCGAATTAGATAAATTTTTAATCCAAGATAAAATTGATAGAGATATAGAGCTTTTTGAATCTGCCAGAAATGGTGATATTGATAGCTTCTTGAAACTAATTGAAAAATTTGGAAGATCGAATACTATTACATTTCAATGTTCTACTTATAAAGTGCCAATAGATACTTTTTTAGTGTCATATTCAATGGATTATATTTTTTTTGATTTTTGCGGAGTAAAATCAAAAAGAAAACAATCGAAAATCAAAAAAATTGATTTTATCAAGTTGATTTCAATTCATGGCTAA